The [Clostridium] celerecrescens 18A genomic sequence TCAATGCCGACGCCAGTGAACTGCTGGATAAATTTGATTTACATATAAATGTTACAAAAAATCTGGATCATTATTCTGTAGCGATCCAGCAGATGGTGGCCATTGCAAGGGCCAGCGATATTGATGCCAGGGTTCTGATTTTGGATGAACCCACCAGCAGCCTTTCCTCTGCTGAGGTAGATAAGCTGTTTCAAATTATGAGAAAGCTTCGTAAAGAGGGAATGGGGATTGTCTTTGTCACACATTTTCTGGATCAGGTTTATGAAGTCACTGACAGAATCACCGTACTTCGAAACGGAAAATATGTGGGAACCTATCTGACGAAAGAGCTGCCAAGAGTAGAGTTGGTGGGTAAAATGATAGGCAAGGATTATGCAGGGCTTAAGGACATGAATGCTAAACGGCCGGAGGAAGCAGAGGGACGGGAAAAGGAGACTTTTATAGAGCTGGCCAATGTCAGCAGTGCCGGAACGGTTAAGGGGTTTGAGCTTAAAGTGAAAATGGGAGAAGTTCTGGGCTTTTCCGGGCTCTTAGGTTCCGGGCGTTCGGAGACAGCCAAGATTTTATTTGGAATAGACCCCATCAGCGAAGGAGAAGTAAAGGTGAAACATGAGACGGCTCACCTCCATTCTCCCTTAGACGCAATCCGGAACGGAATCGCTTTTTGCCCGGAAAACCGGAAGACAGAGGGAATCATCGGAGAGCTTTCCATCTGGGAAAATATCATACTTGCCCTTCAGGTGAAACGGGGGATCTTCCATAAGATTTCAAGGAAAGAAGCGGAAGAGCTTTCGAAGGAGTATATTGAAAAACTTCAGATCAAAACACCGGGCACTGAGCAATTAATTAAGAATCTGAGCGGAGGAAACCAGCAAAAAGTAATTCTTGCCAGATGGCTTGCTACGGATCCGGAGTTTCTGATGCTTGATGAACCAACCAGGGGAATTGATATCGGAACAAAGGCGGAAATACAGAAAATTGTCATGGATCTTGCAGGAAGAGGGATGGCGGTACTCTTCATATCATCGGAGATTGATGAGATGCTCCGCTGCTGCACCAGGATGATCGTGCTCCGGGATATGAAGCAGGTAGGAGAGCTAAACGGAAAAGAAATATCGGAAGAAGCAATTATGCATATTATGGCTGGAGGTGAAGCGTCATGAGAGAAATCTGGAATCGTTTGTCAGGAAAACAGTATTTCCGCCCCCTCATCATTTTTATGATAATTCTGCTCTTTAACGGTATTGTAAGCAAGGGGGGATTTTTCACACTATCCATCGTGGATGGGCACTTATACGGACGTATAATTGACATTGTAAGAAATGGAAGCAAGCTTATGATACTGGCTGGCGGCATGACTATGATACTGGCAACGGGCGGAACTGATATTTCTGTAGGTTCTATCATGGCAATCAGCGGAGCCATTGCCTGCAGCATTGTAAACGGGAATATTTTTCCGTCATTCCATGGGAATGTTGCCGCGGCGATTATATTCGCGATCCTTGCAGGAACGGTCAGCGGCATCTGGAATGGATTTTTAGTGGCTAAAATAAAGATCCAGCCAATTGTAGCCACCATGATTTTAATGGTGGCGGGCAGGGGTATCGCACAGCTGATTACCAGGGGAAAGATCGTTACGATTACTTCGGAAGCCTATTATTTTATCAACGGAGGTTATATTCTCGGTATTCCCTTCCCCTTGTTTATTGTCGTTTTTCTAGTGGGTTTTTTGGTTCTGTTTACAGGAAGAACGGCATTTGGCCTGTTTTTAGAATCCGTAGGCTGCAATCCGACTGCCTCAAAGTATGTGGGCATTAAGGTTGACCGGATGCTG encodes the following:
- a CDS encoding sugar ABC transporter ATP-binding protein codes for the protein MSAGNQLLTARNISKAFGKAVIALADVQFDLNRGEIHALLGENGAGKSTLIKVLTGVETKDRGVIELDGRQINPRSTQEAQNEGISTVYQEVNLCPNLSVAENIYIGREPRNRFGTINWKKINADASELLDKFDLHINVTKNLDHYSVAIQQMVAIARASDIDARVLILDEPTSSLSSAEVDKLFQIMRKLRKEGMGIVFVTHFLDQVYEVTDRITVLRNGKYVGTYLTKELPRVELVGKMIGKDYAGLKDMNAKRPEEAEGREKETFIELANVSSAGTVKGFELKVKMGEVLGFSGLLGSGRSETAKILFGIDPISEGEVKVKHETAHLHSPLDAIRNGIAFCPENRKTEGIIGELSIWENIILALQVKRGIFHKISRKEAEELSKEYIEKLQIKTPGTEQLIKNLSGGNQQKVILARWLATDPEFLMLDEPTRGIDIGTKAEIQKIVMDLAGRGMAVLFISSEIDEMLRCCTRMIVLRDMKQVGELNGKEISEEAIMHIMAGGEAS
- a CDS encoding ABC transporter permease, translated to MREIWNRLSGKQYFRPLIIFMIILLFNGIVSKGGFFTLSIVDGHLYGRIIDIVRNGSKLMILAGGMTMILATGGTDISVGSIMAISGAIACSIVNGNIFPSFHGNVAAAIIFAILAGTVSGIWNGFLVAKIKIQPIVATMILMVAGRGIAQLITRGKIVTITSEAYYFINGGYILGIPFPLFIVVFLVGFLVLFTGRTAFGLFLESVGCNPTASKYVGIKVDRMLLAIYTLSGAFAAVAGLIESAGIKGADCNNAGLGIEMDAILAVAIGGTNLMGGRFSIPASVIGALIVQSITTTVLALGVPAAYIRVLKALLIIIICLSQSKQFKDLVIKRKMINRKVVGN